The genomic interval CGAGAAGCGGGCCGCCGTCGTCACCAACGAGATCGACACGTTCACGACGGACGGAATCCGCCTCAAGGATGGCAGCCAGCTGGACGCCGACATCATCGTCACCGCGACCGGATTGGTGCTGGAGGTCGTTGGCGGGCTCGAGGTCAGCGTCGACGGCCGTCAGGTCGATTTCGCCAACACGCTGACCTACAAGGGCATGATGTACGCCGACGTGCCCAACATGGCCTCCGCCTTCGGCTATACCAACGCATCGTGGACGCTGAAATGCGACCTGACCTGCGAATATGTCTGTCGCCTCATCAACTACATGGATCGGCATAATTATCGGCAATGCATGCCGCATAATACCGACACCACGGTCACGCCGCAGCCTTCGCTCGACTTCTCGTCCGGCTATGTGCAGCGCTCGATTGCCAAGATGCCCAAGCAAGGCTCGAAGCGCCCGTGGAAGCTCTACCAGAACTATGCCTTCGACATCGTGACCTTGCGTTTCGGCAAGGTCGACGATGGCGTGATGCAATATTCCTGATTGCTGTTGTTGTTTTCCCGTCCCGTTCAGTGGCCGGCGCTCTGGCCGCCGTCGACGTGGAGGATCTCGCCGGTCACGAAGCCGGCCTGCTCGAGGTAGAGCACGGCGTCGACGACATCGGACATCTCGCCCATGTGCCCAACTGGATGCAGCGGGTTGAGGAAGGAATGTGTTTCGACCGGGTGCATCGGCGACTTGATCACGCCGAGAGCGACGGCGTTGGCACGGATTCCGCGCTTGGCGTATTCGATCGCAAGCGACTTTGTTGCGGCGTTGAGCCCGCCCTTGGTCAGCGAGGCCAGCACTGATGGAACGTTCGAATTCGCGTGATCGACGAGGCTCGTGGAGATCTGCACGACGTGGCCCGAGCCCTGCTTCTCCATCTCGGCAATGGCGAGCTGGGTGATGCGGAAGAAACCGGCGACGTTGACACCGAGCACGTTCGCATAGTCTTCGGCCGTGTACGCCGTGAAGGGTTTTGCGACGAAGATGCCGGCATTGTTGACCAGCGTGTCGACGCGGCCAAAACGGTCCTTCGCGGCGGCAACCACCCGCTCGGCGGTGGCCCAGTCGGCGATATCGCCGGCAACGGTGAGGACGCCGTCGTCGTTGGACGGCTTGATCGACCGGGCGGTTGCGACCACGCGATAATTGCGGTCGCGATAGGCCTGGACGAGGGCGGCGCCGATGCCTTGCGATGCGCCGGTAATGATTGCGACTTTCTGCTCGATACCCATGGAAATCTCCTGTTGGCTGTCTGGGGTTGAATCGGTGCCGATCGGCTGCGGTGGCGGTGGATCGGCTTGCCGCGAGAGGTAGGCCGGCAGGGGATCGACGCGAAGCCACGCTGGCCGAGCGACACTGTTGCGCGTTGCGAGCGAATGCCGGATGCGGCCCCGTCGGTTGTCGCAAGAGTGGCGAAGCCCTAGGTTGGGCGCAGGGCTCACGTGACGCCGACGGGGGACGCATGGATCGTCTGGATACGATGAAGGTCTTCGTCGTTGCGGTCGACGAGGGGAGTCTCGCAGCCGCCGGCCGCAAGCTCGGACGCTCACCCGCGGCTGTCAGCCGCGCCATCGCCTTTCTGGAAGAGCGGGTCGGCACCGAGCTCCTTCACCGCACCACGCGATCGATCAAGCTCAGCGAGGAGGGCGAGCGCTATGTCGCGATCTGCCGCCGCGTGCTGACCGAACTCGAGGAAGCCGACATCGTCGCGGCGGGGCCGCGTGCGGCGCCACGCGGCATGCTCTCGCTGACGGGGCCGGTGGTTTCGGGCGAGATGGTGCTGCAGCCGATCCTTGATGCGTTCCTGGACGCCTATCCGACCGTGTCGGCGCGGCTCCTGCTGCTCGACCGCGCCGTCAACCTGATCGAGGAGGGTTTTGACATCGCGCTCCGCATCGGTCAGCTCTCGGATTCAGCGATGGTCGCGACGCGGGTTGGCGAGGTGCGCCGCCTCGTGGTGGCCGCGCCGCGCTATCTGAAGCAGCATCCGCGCATCGAGGAGCCCGCCGATCTCGCAAAACACCAGATCATCGGCATGGCTCATATCCCGAATTCGTGGACCTTTGCACCCGCCGGGAAATCGTCCGTGCCGCGGACCGTCCAGATCACGCCGCGTCTCGTGAGCAACAGCACCTACGCCGCCGTGGCCTCGGCCGTCAGCGGGCGCGGCGTGGCGCGCCTGTACTCGTACCAGGTGGCCGAGCAGGTGAAGAAGGGCAATCTCGAGATCGTGCTCGCCGACGACGAGGATCCGCCGATGCCGGTGCATGTGATCACACCGCAGGGACGACTGTCGGTGCCGAAGGTGCGTGCCTTCATGGACTTCGCTGTGCCGCGCCTGAAGAAGCAATTCGCGATTCTGGCGAAGGACATCGGAGATCGCTGAATTGTTATTCGATCGTGACACGAAAGTGTGTCTCTCGGCTGCCTGCGTTCGTCTTGATTGGGCCTAATTCTGCGCCGAACACGCGACGCGTCGCCGCCCGCTTTCCCAATACAAGAGACAGACATGTCCGATCCTATCGACCACGCTCGCCGTCGCTTCATCTCGTCTGCTGCCATGACTCTCGCGGCTGCGCCGATCGTCTTCAACGATGTCGCCGTTGCGCAGACTTCGCCAGCGCGGCCGGCCATCAAGCCCGGCACGACCAAGGCGTTTGCGGCCCTGAAGCAGATCGACGCCGGCGTTCTCAATGTCGGCTATGCCGAGGCGGGACCTGCCGACGGTCCCGCGGTCATCCTGCTGCACGGCTGGCCCTATGACATCCACAGCTTCCTCGACGTCGCCCCGGCGTTGGCAGAGGCCGGCTATCGCGTCATCGTCCCGCACCTGCGCGGCTACGGCACCACGCGCTTCCTCTCTGGCGAGACCATGCGCAACGGCGAGCCAGCCGCACTGGCCACCGACATCGTCGCGCTGATGGACGCGCTGGGAATCAGGCAGGCGACGCTCGCGGGCTACGATTGGGGCGCGCGAACCGCCAACATCGTCGCGGCGCTCTGGCCGGAGCGCGTCAAGGCCATGGTCTCGGTGAGCGGCTACCTGATCTCAAGTCAGGAGGCCGGCAAGATGCCGTTGCCGCCGAGCGCCGAGCTGCAATGGTGGTACCAGTATTATTTCGCGACCGAGCGCGGCCGCGAGGGTTATGCGAAGAACCGGCACGACTTCGCCAAGCTGATCTGGAAGCTGGCCTCACCGAAATGGGACTTTGACGATGCCACCTTCGACCGCAGCGCGGCGTCGCTCGACAATCCTGACCATGTCGACATCACGATCCACAACTATCGCTGGCGGCTTGCTCTGGCGGAGGGGGAGGCGAAATACGCCGAGCTCGAGAAGCGGCTGGCGGCGGCGCCCGTGATCACGGTGCCGACGATCACGATGGAAGGCGATGCCAATGGCGCGCCGCATCCGCCGCCCGCGGCCTATGCCAAGAAATTCTCCGGTAAGTACGAGCACCGGACGATCGACGGTGGCATCGGGCACAACCTCCCGCAGGAAGCCCCGCAGGCTTTTGTCGAAGCCGTCCTTGATGTCGCCAAGGCGTGAACCGCCCTCTGCGTTGTTTTGCGTATAACGACCCTGGCCTGAATCGGCCATGCTCGCCAAACGGTTAACGCCGGATTAACCGGCGGGCCCTAGGCTGTCTCGGCTGGGGTGCTCGCATCGAGGGGAGCCCAATGGAAGCCCAGAAGATCGCGATCGACGCCATCGTGGCGTTGACCGAGTGCGACCGTGACGCGGTGGCCGCCTTCATTCGCCGGATGTACCTCGCCGGCGTCAGGGACCCCAAGCGCCTGACCTTCAAGGGACTGCAAGCGCTGGGGCGGGCGTGATCCGATCCGTTTCAGCCTGACTCCAGGTACGGGAACCCGCCTGCGGCGCCTTGCCGCTGGGCCTGCGGCGGGTTACACGCATCTCCGGCTGGTCACTGGGGATTGGGGAAATGCTGAGACAGCTCTTTGCGCCGCAACTTGTCATCCTCTATGTGCTTGCGGCATCTACTATTTACGTTCACTTCCGGGGCAAGCAGCGGCTGCGTTTCGCCCGCCAGCTTGGCGATCATTCCACCTATCTCGCACCCTATAATGTGCTGATGTATGCGGGCTCGGCCGTTCCGAACGAGCCGGTGATCTCGGTCAAACAGTTCCCGGAACTGCAGCCGCTCAGCGACAATTGGGAGACTATCCGCGACGAGGCGGTGCGGCTGTTCGACGAGGGTTTCATTCGCGCGGCTGCCAAGAACAATGACTGGGGCTTCTATTCGTTCTTCAAGAGCGGCTGGAAACGCTTTTACCTGAAGTGGTACGACGACTTCCTGCCGTCCGCGCGGACGCTGTGCCCGAAGACGGTCGAGCTCCTCAATTCGATCCCGAGCGTGCACGGCGCGATGTTCGCGATGCTGCCGCCGGGCGGCAAGTTAGGGGCACACCGCGATCCCTTCGCTGGCTCGCTGCGCTATCACCTCGGGCTCGTCACGCCGAACTCGAACAAGTGCCGCATCCTGGTCGACGGCGTCGAATGCGTCTGGCGCGACGGCGAAGCCTTCATGTTCGACGAGACCTTCATCCACAGCGCGGAGAATGCGACCGACGTCAACCGCATCATCCTGTTCTGCGACGTCGAGCGCCCGATGAAGTACGGCTTCATGACCGCGATGAATCGCTGGGTCAGCCACCACATCGTCAAGGCCTCCGCGACGCAGAACGTCGACGGCGAGAATGTCGGCG from Bradyrhizobium arachidis carries:
- a CDS encoding SDR family NAD(P)-dependent oxidoreductase — encoded protein: MGIEQKVAIITGASQGIGAALVQAYRDRNYRVVATARSIKPSNDDGVLTVAGDIADWATAERVVAAAKDRFGRVDTLVNNAGIFVAKPFTAYTAEDYANVLGVNVAGFFRITQLAIAEMEKQGSGHVVQISTSLVDHANSNVPSVLASLTKGGLNAATKSLAIEYAKRGIRANAVALGVIKSPMHPVETHSFLNPLHPVGHMGEMSDVVDAVLYLEQAGFVTGEILHVDGGQSAGH
- a CDS encoding alpha/beta fold hydrolase: MSDPIDHARRRFISSAAMTLAAAPIVFNDVAVAQTSPARPAIKPGTTKAFAALKQIDAGVLNVGYAEAGPADGPAVILLHGWPYDIHSFLDVAPALAEAGYRVIVPHLRGYGTTRFLSGETMRNGEPAALATDIVALMDALGIRQATLAGYDWGARTANIVAALWPERVKAMVSVSGYLISSQEAGKMPLPPSAELQWWYQYYFATERGREGYAKNRHDFAKLIWKLASPKWDFDDATFDRSAASLDNPDHVDITIHNYRWRLALAEGEAKYAELEKRLAAAPVITVPTITMEGDANGAPHPPPAAYAKKFSGKYEHRTIDGGIGHNLPQEAPQAFVEAVLDVAKA
- a CDS encoding LysR family transcriptional regulator, whose translation is MDRLDTMKVFVVAVDEGSLAAAGRKLGRSPAAVSRAIAFLEERVGTELLHRTTRSIKLSEEGERYVAICRRVLTELEEADIVAAGPRAAPRGMLSLTGPVVSGEMVLQPILDAFLDAYPTVSARLLLLDRAVNLIEEGFDIALRIGQLSDSAMVATRVGEVRRLVVAAPRYLKQHPRIEEPADLAKHQIIGMAHIPNSWTFAPAGKSSVPRTVQITPRLVSNSTYAAVASAVSGRGVARLYSYQVAEQVKKGNLEIVLADDEDPPMPVHVITPQGRLSVPKVRAFMDFAVPRLKKQFAILAKDIGDR
- a CDS encoding aspartyl/asparaginyl beta-hydroxylase domain-containing protein produces the protein MLRQLFAPQLVILYVLAASTIYVHFRGKQRLRFARQLGDHSTYLAPYNVLMYAGSAVPNEPVISVKQFPELQPLSDNWETIRDEAVRLFDEGFIRAAAKNNDWGFYSFFKSGWKRFYLKWYDDFLPSARTLCPKTVELLNSIPSVHGAMFAMLPPGGKLGAHRDPFAGSLRYHLGLVTPNSNKCRILVDGVECVWRDGEAFMFDETFIHSAENATDVNRIILFCDVERPMKYGFMTAMNRWVSHHIVKASATQNVDGENVGVLNKVFGKLYEIHLGSRKVKEWNRNVYYTLKYSLTALILGLIVMSALR